One window from the genome of Haladaptatus paucihalophilus DX253 encodes:
- a CDS encoding metalloregulator ArsR/SmtB family transcription factor has translation MDSAALLDILGNENRRRILRLLSHKPCYVTEISDYLGVSPKAVIDHLRKLEEAGLVESRTDDQRRKYFNISRNLRLEVDVSPYEFGMKSAYPASPNLDVSSCQYLSLNVQYLNERVEPADDAEDDIEHDVERISDSEASEVAELAAELNCLEDLKSELSLAQRWVHGRMTSVLDSLSEAVDGDGENRIRAEILAALAAGAETTVEISREIKAPERIVESHLKSMAERGVVERDRENDEWTLTG, from the coding sequence ATGGACTCCGCCGCGCTGCTCGATATACTGGGAAACGAAAACCGAAGACGTATCCTGCGGCTCCTCTCACACAAACCCTGCTACGTCACCGAAATAAGCGACTATCTCGGTGTCAGCCCGAAGGCGGTCATCGACCACCTCCGGAAACTGGAGGAGGCGGGATTAGTCGAAAGTCGGACCGACGACCAGCGCCGCAAGTATTTCAACATCTCGCGGAACCTCCGGCTCGAAGTCGACGTTTCCCCCTACGAGTTCGGAATGAAGAGCGCGTATCCCGCGAGTCCGAACCTCGACGTGAGCTCGTGTCAGTATCTCTCCTTGAACGTCCAGTATCTCAACGAGCGCGTCGAACCCGCGGACGACGCCGAGGATGACATCGAGCACGACGTCGAGCGAATAAGCGACTCCGAAGCGAGCGAGGTGGCAGAGCTCGCCGCCGAACTCAACTGTTTGGAGGACCTGAAGAGCGAGCTGTCGCTCGCACAGCGATGGGTTCACGGGCGGATGACGAGCGTCCTCGACTCGCTGAGCGAGGCTGTGGACGGAGACGGCGAGAACAGGATTCGAGCCGAAATCTTGGCCGCGCTCGCGGCGGGTGCGGAGACGACGGTCGAGATAAGTCGAGAGATAAAAGCCCCGGAACGAATCGTCGAGAGCCACCTCAAGAGTATGGCGGAGCGGGGAGTCGTCGAACGGGACCGCGAAAACGACGAGTGGACGTTGACCGGTTAG
- a CDS encoding DUF5802 family protein — MFESFSSGYYLGRLYVEPHDGEHAVMSRDEHESVNQALYSSGEGVERLDWPLVMKIDQQHFPVHAEEGVPENTLALPDTVLENTQIRNPPELKEVLLAKADRAEQLIRYHREHPGFGNTGAV, encoded by the coding sequence ATGTTTGAGTCGTTTTCCAGCGGCTACTACCTCGGGCGATTGTACGTCGAACCACACGACGGTGAACACGCGGTCATGAGCCGCGACGAACACGAGTCCGTGAACCAAGCCCTGTACTCCTCCGGTGAAGGCGTCGAGCGGTTGGACTGGCCGCTCGTGATGAAAATCGACCAGCAACACTTCCCCGTCCACGCGGAGGAGGGCGTTCCCGAGAACACGCTCGCGCTTCCCGATACCGTGCTCGAAAACACGCAAATCCGGAACCCGCCGGAGTTGAAGGAGGTTCTGCTGGCGAAAGCGGACCGCGCCGAACAACTCATCCGGTACCACCGCGAGCATCCCGGATTCGGAAACACCGGCGCGGTGTAA
- a CDS encoding DUF1405 domain-containing protein, with protein sequence MAIPERYARYYLENTPSLVWLIVVNVAAILVGLDFYIRTMPNFPTFLWPLYADSPTALALMAASLFTLLPNLGNRLSDAPQNLPLAYLNTFAFVWLVKFGLWTFLALNLGFSLYFGPPWDQQALWDYWGIIITHLGFVAEAYLIPNYGKTTTGALAAALVVSLGSDVLDYGFGYHPPLRYEVGLVLPLITVALSFVSVFAASHAMGRLDD encoded by the coding sequence ATGGCAATTCCCGAGCGCTACGCCCGCTACTATCTGGAGAACACGCCGAGTTTGGTCTGGTTGATAGTCGTCAACGTCGCCGCCATCCTCGTCGGTCTCGACTTCTACATCCGGACGATGCCGAATTTCCCGACGTTTCTCTGGCCGCTGTACGCCGATTCTCCGACCGCGCTCGCGCTCATGGCCGCCTCGCTCTTTACGCTCCTGCCGAATCTCGGGAATCGACTCTCCGACGCGCCACAGAACCTCCCGCTCGCGTATCTCAATACGTTCGCCTTCGTCTGGTTGGTCAAGTTCGGACTCTGGACGTTCCTCGCGCTCAACCTCGGTTTCTCGCTCTACTTCGGCCCGCCGTGGGACCAACAGGCCCTCTGGGACTACTGGGGCATCATCATCACCCATCTCGGGTTCGTCGCCGAAGCGTACCTCATCCCGAACTACGGGAAGACGACCACGGGCGCGCTGGCCGCGGCGCTCGTCGTGTCGCTCGGCAGTGACGTTCTCGACTACGGCTTCGGCTACCACCCGCCGCTTCGGTACGAGGTCGGCCTTGTGCTTCCCCTAATAACTGTTGCACTCTCCTTCGTCTCGGTCTTCGCCGCCTCCCACGCGATGGGGAGATTGGACGACTGA
- a CDS encoding GNAT family N-acetyltransferase has translation MEIELREATHDDYDAVAAFTENTWADRDGSDYIPHVYHDWIDGDDRYTVVADAGDDIAGIVQCVMLSDWEAWGQGMRVNPDFRGHGVANRMTHELFDWARAQGATVLRNMVFSWNIAGLGQSRATGYDPITEFRWAHPEPDADADPVMTVTDDADAAWGYWSKSDARAHLRGLALDFEESWAVSELTRSGLHRSAENDELLVVQEDGTHGFACLSREEERTNEDDETTTFVEYAVGAWTDADAARSLFAAISRDAAERGADETRVLIPETPRFVTDTAYCRVKISDEPDFVMGMDLTKDDR, from the coding sequence ATGGAGATAGAACTCCGCGAGGCGACCCACGACGACTACGATGCGGTCGCGGCGTTCACGGAGAACACGTGGGCGGACCGGGACGGCAGCGACTACATCCCGCACGTCTACCACGACTGGATAGACGGCGACGACCGGTACACCGTCGTCGCGGATGCCGGGGACGACATCGCTGGCATCGTCCAGTGCGTCATGCTTTCGGACTGGGAAGCGTGGGGACAGGGAATGCGCGTCAATCCCGACTTCCGCGGACACGGCGTCGCAAACCGGATGACCCACGAACTGTTCGACTGGGCGCGAGCGCAGGGGGCGACCGTGCTCCGCAACATGGTCTTTTCGTGGAACATCGCCGGACTCGGCCAATCGCGGGCGACGGGCTACGACCCGATTACGGAGTTTCGGTGGGCGCACCCCGAACCCGACGCCGATGCCGACCCGGTCATGACCGTGACCGACGACGCGGACGCCGCGTGGGGATACTGGAGCAAGAGCGACGCGCGCGCACATCTCCGCGGCCTCGCCCTCGACTTCGAGGAGTCGTGGGCGGTGTCCGAGCTGACCCGCTCCGGACTCCATCGAAGCGCCGAGAACGACGAACTCCTCGTCGTGCAGGAGGACGGAACGCACGGGTTCGCGTGTCTCTCCCGCGAAGAGGAGCGAACGAACGAGGACGATGAGACGACGACGTTCGTCGAATACGCCGTCGGTGCGTGGACGGATGCGGACGCCGCGCGCTCGCTGTTCGCCGCGATTTCCCGCGACGCCGCGGAACGCGGTGCGGACGAAACGCGGGTCCTCATCCCCGAGACACCTCGGTTCGTCACCGATACGGCCTACTGCCGGGTGAAAATTTCCGACGAGCCGGACTTCGTGATGGGGATGGACCTGACCAAGGACGACCGCTGA
- a CDS encoding tubulin/FtsZ family protein codes for MKLAMIGFGQAGGKIVDKFLEYDQRTQSGIVRAAVAVNTARADLMGLQHVPEDNRVLIGQSRVKGHGVGADNELGAEIAEEDIDEVQGAIDNIPVHEVDAFLIIAGMGGGSGSGGAPVVAKHLKRIYTEPVYGLGILPGGDEGGIYTLNAARSFQTFVREVDNLMVFDNDAWRQSGESMESGYEEINEEIVTRFGILFGAGEVGGGDDVAESVVDSSEIINTLAGGGVSTIGYAAEEVEMQNSGGLLSRFTGGGGGRAEDTAHTTNRITSLVRKAALGRLTLPCEIQGTERALLVMSGPSHHLNRKGIERGRKWLEEQTGSMEVRGGDYPVNEPSVASVVLLSGVTNVPRIKELQQVAIEAQDNIDDIQQESQTNLENLVEDDEDELDPLF; via the coding sequence ATGAAACTCGCGATGATCGGATTTGGTCAGGCAGGCGGGAAAATCGTTGACAAGTTCCTGGAGTACGACCAGCGAACACAGAGCGGCATCGTCCGTGCGGCTGTCGCCGTCAACACCGCCCGTGCTGACCTCATGGGCCTGCAGCACGTCCCGGAGGACAATCGGGTGCTTATCGGACAGTCCCGCGTCAAAGGACACGGCGTGGGTGCGGACAACGAACTCGGCGCGGAAATCGCCGAAGAGGATATCGACGAAGTACAGGGCGCTATCGACAACATCCCCGTTCACGAAGTGGACGCCTTCCTCATCATCGCCGGAATGGGCGGCGGTTCTGGAAGCGGTGGTGCACCAGTCGTGGCGAAACACCTGAAACGCATCTACACCGAACCTGTCTACGGGCTGGGTATCTTGCCCGGCGGCGACGAGGGGGGAATCTACACGCTGAACGCGGCGCGTTCGTTCCAGACGTTCGTCCGCGAAGTGGACAACCTGATGGTGTTCGACAACGACGCGTGGCGCCAATCCGGCGAGAGCATGGAGAGCGGCTACGAGGAGATTAACGAAGAAATCGTCACCCGTTTCGGCATCCTCTTCGGTGCCGGTGAAGTCGGCGGCGGCGATGACGTCGCGGAAAGCGTCGTCGACTCCAGCGAAATCATCAACACGCTCGCGGGCGGCGGCGTTTCTACCATCGGCTACGCCGCGGAAGAAGTGGAGATGCAGAACTCCGGCGGCCTTCTCTCGCGCTTCACCGGCGGTGGCGGCGGACGGGCCGAGGACACCGCACACACGACGAACCGCATCACGAGCCTCGTCCGAAAGGCGGCGCTCGGTCGTCTCACGCTTCCGTGTGAGATTCAGGGAACGGAGCGCGCTCTGCTCGTCATGAGCGGGCCGTCGCACCACCTCAATCGGAAAGGTATCGAGCGCGGCCGGAAGTGGCTCGAAGAGCAGACCGGCAGCATGGAAGTTCGCGGCGGCGACTACCCCGTCAACGAACCCAGCGTGGCCAGCGTCGTCCTGCTTTCGGGCGTGACGAACGTGCCACGCATCAAGGAACTCCAGCAGGTCGCCATCGAGGCGCAGGACAACATCGACGACATCCAACAGGAAAGCCAAACGAACCTCGAAAATCTCGTCGAGGATGATGAGGATGAACTCGACCCGTTGTTCTAA
- a CDS encoding complex I NDUFA9 subunit family protein encodes MKILVTGGTGFIGRHLVRELHDRGHEVTALARSPDEAAFPADVERAMGDVTAYASIEGAFAGQDAVINLVSLSPLFEPPRGLNHVRVHLGGTRNVVRAAEEHGVGKIVQMSALGADPTGPTEYIRAKGRAEELVKGSDLRWTIFRPSVVFGEGSEFLSFTKKLTPPYLAPLPGGGKTRFQPIWVDDLAPILADGLDESHDGKIYEIGGPEVLTLAEVAKLARRAEGQSVTVLPIPMELAGVGLKVGGAIPGFPMGADQYRSLKFDNTTSDNDVRNFDIKSEELTTLEEYLGIESVDPT; translated from the coding sequence ATGAAGATTCTCGTGACCGGCGGCACCGGTTTCATCGGCCGACACCTCGTCCGCGAACTCCACGACCGGGGACACGAGGTGACCGCGCTCGCTCGGAGTCCCGACGAGGCGGCGTTTCCGGCGGACGTCGAGCGAGCCATGGGTGACGTGACGGCCTACGCGTCCATCGAGGGAGCGTTTGCCGGACAGGATGCGGTCATCAATCTCGTCTCGCTCTCGCCGCTGTTCGAACCGCCGCGCGGGCTCAACCACGTGCGCGTCCACCTCGGTGGAACTCGAAACGTCGTCCGGGCCGCGGAGGAACACGGCGTCGGAAAAATCGTCCAGATGAGCGCGCTGGGTGCGGACCCGACGGGGCCGACCGAGTACATTCGAGCCAAGGGACGGGCCGAGGAACTCGTGAAGGGGTCCGACCTCCGGTGGACGATATTCCGTCCGTCGGTCGTCTTCGGCGAGGGAAGCGAGTTCCTCTCGTTCACGAAGAAACTCACGCCGCCGTACCTCGCGCCGCTTCCCGGCGGGGGAAAAACGCGGTTTCAGCCCATCTGGGTGGACGACCTCGCGCCGATACTGGCCGACGGACTGGACGAATCCCACGACGGGAAGATCTACGAAATCGGCGGCCCGGAAGTGTTGACCCTGGCGGAAGTTGCGAAACTCGCTCGACGGGCCGAGGGGCAATCGGTTACCGTGCTCCCCATCCCGATGGAACTCGCGGGCGTCGGGCTGAAAGTCGGCGGCGCGATTCCGGGATTCCCGATGGGTGCGGATCAGTATCGATCACTGAAGTTCGACAATACGACGTCGGACAACGATGTTCGGAACTTCGACATTAAATCCGAAGAATTGACTACGCTGGAGGAATATCTCGGGATTGAGTCCGTCGATCCGACATAA
- the tmk gene encoding dTMP kinase: protein MLLTLEGLDGSGKTTVWEVLHEEFPDAVFTREPTDSWYGEAVNRSIEDDDADSVAELFLYTADHAAHLADTVRPALEEGKLVISDRYSDSRYAYQAVALDGVVSRPMEYIIGVHKPWTRPPDCTIYLDVDPETGAARSGATNKFEQAGFLAQVQSNYERLMDAEPGRFVRVDATQSPEDVIESVVSTIERVTEDADE, encoded by the coding sequence ATGCTGCTCACGCTGGAAGGACTCGACGGGAGCGGAAAAACGACCGTCTGGGAAGTGCTCCACGAGGAGTTCCCCGACGCCGTGTTCACCCGCGAACCGACCGACTCGTGGTACGGCGAGGCCGTGAACCGCTCCATCGAGGACGACGACGCGGATTCGGTCGCCGAGTTGTTCCTCTACACGGCCGACCACGCAGCCCACCTCGCGGACACCGTTCGTCCCGCGCTCGAAGAGGGAAAACTCGTCATCTCCGACCGCTATTCCGATTCCCGATACGCCTATCAGGCCGTCGCGCTGGATGGGGTCGTCTCGCGCCCGATGGAGTACATCATCGGCGTCCACAAGCCGTGGACGCGCCCGCCTGACTGCACCATCTACCTCGACGTGGACCCCGAGACAGGCGCGGCGCGGAGCGGCGCGACGAACAAGTTCGAACAGGCAGGCTTCCTCGCGCAAGTACAATCGAACTACGAACGGCTGATGGACGCGGAACCCGGTCGGTTCGTCCGAGTCGATGCGACCCAGTCGCCGGAGGACGTCATCGAGAGCGTCGTCTCCACCATCGAACGCGTCACCGAGGACGCGGACGAGTAG
- the gatD gene encoding Glu-tRNA(Gln) amidotransferase subunit GatD — protein MNPGDRVRVERADETYEGVLLPSTTPDNLVVKLDGGYNVGIDRDQSDVEVLESEVYDIEDEESDDSSVVEFDPDLPTISLISTGGTIASTVDYRTGAVTAQFDAKDVLRAVPDLAGRANYRGRVVANILSENMTPDVWRELAQAVYDEIANGADGVVVMHGTDTMQFSASALSFMLDTPVPVVFTGSQRSADRPSSDNVMNAVCSVEAAKADCAEVLVCMHASESDDTCALHRGTRVRKNHTSRRDAFETIGAEPLGEVDYDAEEVTFRREYDERGTQELALADDLESDVELLKFTPGMGVEALDYADGKAGLVLEGTGLGHVHSDWVDRIGELVDDGTTVVMTSQCLGGRVCDRVYDTGRDLLDAGIIEGEDMLPGTAKVKLMWSLANSDDPATTMQEPIAGEITERSVPWE, from the coding sequence ATGAATCCAGGGGACCGCGTTCGCGTCGAGCGAGCGGACGAAACCTACGAGGGCGTACTGCTTCCCTCCACGACGCCGGACAATCTCGTCGTCAAACTCGACGGGGGATACAACGTCGGTATCGACCGCGACCAGTCGGACGTGGAGGTGCTCGAATCCGAGGTCTACGATATCGAAGACGAGGAGTCGGACGACTCGTCGGTCGTCGAATTCGACCCGGACCTGCCGACCATTTCGCTCATCAGCACCGGCGGAACCATCGCTTCGACGGTCGATTACCGCACCGGCGCGGTGACCGCACAGTTCGACGCGAAGGACGTGCTTCGCGCGGTACCGGACCTCGCCGGACGGGCGAACTACCGCGGTCGCGTCGTCGCAAACATCCTGTCGGAGAACATGACGCCCGACGTCTGGCGGGAGTTGGCACAGGCCGTGTACGACGAGATAGCAAACGGCGCCGATGGCGTCGTCGTCATGCACGGGACGGACACGATGCAGTTCAGCGCGTCCGCGCTCTCGTTCATGCTCGACACCCCCGTTCCGGTCGTGTTCACGGGAAGCCAGCGCTCGGCCGACCGGCCGTCCTCGGACAACGTGATGAACGCCGTCTGTTCGGTCGAGGCCGCGAAGGCCGACTGCGCGGAAGTTCTCGTCTGCATGCACGCCAGCGAGAGCGACGACACCTGCGCGCTCCACCGCGGAACGCGGGTTCGGAAGAACCACACCTCGCGCCGCGACGCGTTCGAGACCATCGGCGCGGAACCGCTCGGAGAAGTAGACTACGACGCCGAGGAGGTCACGTTCCGACGCGAGTACGACGAACGAGGCACACAGGAACTCGCGCTCGCGGACGACCTCGAAAGCGACGTCGAACTCCTGAAGTTCACGCCGGGGATGGGCGTGGAAGCGCTCGACTACGCCGATGGGAAGGCCGGACTCGTCCTCGAAGGGACGGGACTGGGCCACGTCCACTCCGACTGGGTGGACCGAATCGGCGAACTCGTTGACGACGGGACGACCGTCGTCATGACCAGTCAGTGTCTCGGCGGCCGCGTCTGTGACCGCGTGTACGACACGGGCCGCGACCTGCTCGACGCGGGCATCATCGAGGGCGAGGACATGCTCCCCGGAACCGCGAAGGTGAAGCTGATGTGGTCGCTGGCGAACAGCGACGACCCCGCGACGACGATGCAGGAACCCATCGCGGGCGAGATTACGGAGCGGTCGGTGCCATGGGAGTAA